The following are encoded in a window of Onthophagus taurus isolate NC chromosome 3, IU_Otau_3.0, whole genome shotgun sequence genomic DNA:
- the LOC111417866 gene encoding neurofilament heavy polypeptide-like isoform X2, which translates to MSSGFKPILSQVSQQGPPTYGQPSTHVAQNLASMQHGLPTPAHNSSSQNHYLNVPKTEYNAAMSIPASNHPIPNVTQSSPAYISPVKQDQFPTNYQQGHPVVHPPQPTLPTPHAIVPKQESPEKPHSNGTSEMQGSQSGEQNYSPQKPKEIMEKSSKDIKPATPVSNLTDESSNEIKQDENVPDVIDSSSSASIEGIEITTSNSSMAEIKPEEAEVPSESANVTEVIAKATIEPATTIDSAQGGTVTTDNSVGTAIKEQVAPKLNVKPPTRAAQSKKTKAVAAEATAEVSTTKSISKPDKPLVTKMPRAKRVRKKVQPYQYPIPELENFSKMANPTKSRKRDNDENLIIFYKNEFLAVRNVEGGFFVCQVMQNVYKRSTKISIRWLSQDSDDKSGEIYIPDFYDTIDVDCILTNLELSRVNKVKFRLPPAEKNRTDSILKRALAVEKGEAVPPSPTEEHPDGHLSLYKEESQLQKPEGKPAVRKHPARSPSRTRQKLPGKAKKRNENREENVVAAQPKPKEPVEKESVKRKPTPATVTVERKEGTTSGLSRSERAKRRHDKIDRGDIEEQPVVDSKKARALAKVAKRLAIKEPTSKKPEKKDEEVKAPVQSKAASKTGTIPKKTKQKQEEPVPLEPRKTKRTRK; encoded by the exons ATGAGTTCAGGTTTTAAACCAATACTCTCTCAAGTATCTCAACAGGGTCCTCCAACTTACGGGCAACCATCAACCCATGTTGCCCAAAACTTGGCGTCAATGCAGCATGGTTTACCGACACCCGCACATAATTCCTCAAGtcaaaatcattatttaaacGTTCCCAAAACGGAATATAACGCCGCTATGTCAATACCGGCCAGTAATCACCCAATTCCAAATGTCACCCAATCTTCACCAGCCTATATAAGTCCTGTGAAACAAGACCAATTTCCCACAAATTATCAGCAGGGACATCCAGTAGTGCACCCGCCTCAGCCAACCTTGCCAACACCACATGCAATAGTCCCAAAACAAGAATCACCAGAAAAACCTCATTCGAATGGTACCTCAGAGATGCAAGGAAGTCAATCGGGCGAACAGAATTATTCgcctcaaaaaccaaaagagATTATGGAAAAATCATCTAAAGATATCAAACCAGCAACTCCTGTATCAAATTTAACAGATGAATCttcaaatgaaataaaacaagacGAAAACGTCCCGGATGTTATTGATAGttcatcttcagcttcaatagAAGGAATTGAGATAACTACAAGTAATTCTAGCATGGCAGAAATAAAACCAGAAGAGGCTGAGGTGCCTAGTGAAAGCGCGAATGTTACTGAGGTTATAGCTAAGGCCACAATTGAACCTGCTACTACAATTGATTCTGCTCAAGGAGGTACAGTTACTACTGATAACAGTGTGGGTACAGCAATTAAAGAACAG gtggcaccaaaattaaatgtaaaaccACCAACAAGGGCTGCGCAATCAAAGAAAACGAAAGCTGTTGCGGCGGAAGCTACGGCTGAGGTTTCAACGACAAAGTCGATCTCAAAACCGGATAAACCGTTGGTGACGAAAATGCCAAGGGCGAAACGTGTAAGGAAAAAAGTGCAACCTTATCAGTATCCCATCCCGGAATTGgagaatttttctaaaatggcCAATCCAACTAAATCTAGAAAGAGAGACAACGATGAGAATTTGATTATCTTTTATaa aaatgaatttttggcTGTGCGAAACGTTGAAGGTGGATTTTTTGTGTGCCAAGTTATGCAAAACGTCTACAAAAGGTCCACAAAAATTAGTATAAGATGGCTTTCACAAGATTCAGATGATAAATCTGGTGAAATTTATATACCTGACTTTTACGATACGATAG ATGTAGATTGCATCTTAACAAATTTAGAACTATCACGAGTCAACAAAGTAAAATTTAGATTACCACCAGCAGAAAAAAATCGAACAGATAGCATCTTAAAAAGAGCTTTAGCGGTGGAAAAAGGTGAAGCAGTACCTCCATCGCCAACTGAAGAACATCCTGATGGAC ATTTGTCTCTGTATAAAGAAGAAAGCCAATTACAGAAACCAGAAGGGAAACCCGCAGTGCGAAAACATCCGGCAAGAAGTCCTTCTAGAACTCGTCAAAAATTGCCGGGGAAGGcgaaaaaacgaaatgaaaaTCGCGAGGAAAATGTGGTTGCTGCGCAACCAAAACCTAAAGAACCTGTTGAAAAGGAAAGTGTGAAACGGAAACCAACCCCAGCGACGGTGACTGTTGAAAGAAAGGAGGGGACCACTTCCGGTTTGTCACGGTCGGAACGTGCAAAACGGAGGCATGATAAGATAGACAGAGGGGACATTGAAGAACAACCAGTTGTTGATTCAAAGAAAGCGAGGGCTTTAGCGAAAGTTGCAAAGCGGCTTGCTATAAAAGAACCCACATCTAAAAAACCAG aaaaaaaagaCGAAGAAGTAAAAGCACCGGTTCAATCAAAAGCTGCTTCAAAAACAGGTACAATACcaaagaaaacaaaacaaaagcaGGAGGAACCGGTGCCGCTAGAACCGCGTAAGACTAAAAGAACAAGGAAATAA
- the LOC111417866 gene encoding neurofilament heavy polypeptide-like isoform X1 — MSSGFKPILSQVSQQGPPTYGQPSTHVAQNLASMQHGLPTPAHNSSSQNHYLNVPKTEYNAAMSIPASNHPIPNVTQSSPAYISPVKQDQFPTNYQQGHPVVHPPQPTLPTPHAIVPKQESPEKPHSNGTSEMQGSQSGEQNYSPQKPKEIMEKSSKDIKPATPVSNLTDESSNEIKQDENVPDVIDSSSSASIEGIEITTSNSSMAEIKPEEAEVPSESANVTEVIAKATIEPATTIDSAQGGTVTTDNSVGTAIKEQVAPKLNVKPPTRAAQSKKTKAVAAEATAEVSTTKSISKPDKPLVTKMPRAKRVRKKVQPYQYPIPELENFSKMANPTKSRKRDNDENLIIFYKNEFLAVRNVEGGFFVCQVMQNVYKRSTKISIRWLSQDSDDKSGEIYIPDFYDTIDVDCILTNLELSRVNKVKFRLPPAEKNRTDSILKRALAVEKGEAVPPSPTEEHPDGLDLSLYKEESQLQKPEGKPAVRKHPARSPSRTRQKLPGKAKKRNENREENVVAAQPKPKEPVEKESVKRKPTPATVTVERKEGTTSGLSRSERAKRRHDKIDRGDIEEQPVVDSKKARALAKVAKRLAIKEPTSKKPEKKDEEVKAPVQSKAASKTGTIPKKTKQKQEEPVPLEPRKTKRTRK; from the exons ATGAGTTCAGGTTTTAAACCAATACTCTCTCAAGTATCTCAACAGGGTCCTCCAACTTACGGGCAACCATCAACCCATGTTGCCCAAAACTTGGCGTCAATGCAGCATGGTTTACCGACACCCGCACATAATTCCTCAAGtcaaaatcattatttaaacGTTCCCAAAACGGAATATAACGCCGCTATGTCAATACCGGCCAGTAATCACCCAATTCCAAATGTCACCCAATCTTCACCAGCCTATATAAGTCCTGTGAAACAAGACCAATTTCCCACAAATTATCAGCAGGGACATCCAGTAGTGCACCCGCCTCAGCCAACCTTGCCAACACCACATGCAATAGTCCCAAAACAAGAATCACCAGAAAAACCTCATTCGAATGGTACCTCAGAGATGCAAGGAAGTCAATCGGGCGAACAGAATTATTCgcctcaaaaaccaaaagagATTATGGAAAAATCATCTAAAGATATCAAACCAGCAACTCCTGTATCAAATTTAACAGATGAATCttcaaatgaaataaaacaagacGAAAACGTCCCGGATGTTATTGATAGttcatcttcagcttcaatagAAGGAATTGAGATAACTACAAGTAATTCTAGCATGGCAGAAATAAAACCAGAAGAGGCTGAGGTGCCTAGTGAAAGCGCGAATGTTACTGAGGTTATAGCTAAGGCCACAATTGAACCTGCTACTACAATTGATTCTGCTCAAGGAGGTACAGTTACTACTGATAACAGTGTGGGTACAGCAATTAAAGAACAG gtggcaccaaaattaaatgtaaaaccACCAACAAGGGCTGCGCAATCAAAGAAAACGAAAGCTGTTGCGGCGGAAGCTACGGCTGAGGTTTCAACGACAAAGTCGATCTCAAAACCGGATAAACCGTTGGTGACGAAAATGCCAAGGGCGAAACGTGTAAGGAAAAAAGTGCAACCTTATCAGTATCCCATCCCGGAATTGgagaatttttctaaaatggcCAATCCAACTAAATCTAGAAAGAGAGACAACGATGAGAATTTGATTATCTTTTATaa aaatgaatttttggcTGTGCGAAACGTTGAAGGTGGATTTTTTGTGTGCCAAGTTATGCAAAACGTCTACAAAAGGTCCACAAAAATTAGTATAAGATGGCTTTCACAAGATTCAGATGATAAATCTGGTGAAATTTATATACCTGACTTTTACGATACGATAG ATGTAGATTGCATCTTAACAAATTTAGAACTATCACGAGTCAACAAAGTAAAATTTAGATTACCACCAGCAGAAAAAAATCGAACAGATAGCATCTTAAAAAGAGCTTTAGCGGTGGAAAAAGGTGAAGCAGTACCTCCATCGCCAACTGAAGAACATCCTGATGGAC tAGATTTGTCTCTGTATAAAGAAGAAAGCCAATTACAGAAACCAGAAGGGAAACCCGCAGTGCGAAAACATCCGGCAAGAAGTCCTTCTAGAACTCGTCAAAAATTGCCGGGGAAGGcgaaaaaacgaaatgaaaaTCGCGAGGAAAATGTGGTTGCTGCGCAACCAAAACCTAAAGAACCTGTTGAAAAGGAAAGTGTGAAACGGAAACCAACCCCAGCGACGGTGACTGTTGAAAGAAAGGAGGGGACCACTTCCGGTTTGTCACGGTCGGAACGTGCAAAACGGAGGCATGATAAGATAGACAGAGGGGACATTGAAGAACAACCAGTTGTTGATTCAAAGAAAGCGAGGGCTTTAGCGAAAGTTGCAAAGCGGCTTGCTATAAAAGAACCCACATCTAAAAAACCAG aaaaaaaagaCGAAGAAGTAAAAGCACCGGTTCAATCAAAAGCTGCTTCAAAAACAGGTACAATACcaaagaaaacaaaacaaaagcaGGAGGAACCGGTGCCGCTAGAACCGCGTAAGACTAAAAGAACAAGGAAATAA